CGCACTAGCAGCCCTAGGGGCTAAGGTGTACTTAGTCACTAAGACAAGCCGACTAGGCCTCCACCTCCTAGAGAAGCTCCTACCTAGAGAAGTAGAGCTAGCCCTAGCTAGGGATGACGGGGAGCTCTCGAAGACAGTGTCCATAGAGCTAAGGGATAGGGGGAGGCTCTGCAACGTCATGATAAGCGACCCTGGGTCGCTAGCTAGCTACGGGCCTGAGGAGCTAGGGGGAGGCTTCAGGGAGCTGCTAGGGAAAGTAGGCTACGTATGCGTCTTAAACTGGACCTCTAATAGGCGCGGCACTGAGCTAGCTGAGTACGTCCTCAGCGAGGCTAAGAAGGCTAGCTCAGCTAGGACCTTCATGGACACAGGCGACCCCTCTCAGCGAGCTAGCGAGATCGGGGAGCTAGTGGGGAGGGTGTTTAAGCCGAGCCTACTTGACGCACTAGGGGTCAATGAGAACGAGGCCCGCTGGTATGCCTCAGCCCTTGGAGAGAGGAGTAGGGACCCCTTGCAGTGTGCTCGGAGAATTCACGAAGAGCTGGGGGTAAGAGTAGACCTACACACGCTCACATACTCAGCCACGTTCTCTAGCGAAGGAGAGGCGCAGGCCCCTTGCTTCAAAGTAGAGCCCCTGAGGGCTACGGGGGCTGGGGACGCCTGGAACGCCGCCAATATATATGCTTGGGCCGTGGGG
This DNA window, taken from Candidatus Nezhaarchaeota archaeon, encodes the following:
- a CDS encoding carbohydrate kinase family protein, with protein sequence MKAGHPSPRDVESLVLKLQRAEEKPRVLVLPDFFLDVVVSYGSELEEFLVDVERVARQGGGSLGFRRLSLMRGGNAANTASALAALGAKVYLVTKTSRLGLHLLEKLLPREVELALARDDGELSKTVSIELRDRGRLCNVMISDPGSLASYGPEELGGGFRELLGKVGYVCVLNWTSNRRGTELAEYVLSEAKKASSARTFMDTGDPSQRASEIGELVGRVFKPSLLDALGVNENEARWYASALGERSRDPLQCARRIHEELGVRVDLHTLTYSATFSSEGEAQAPCFKVEPLRATGAGDAWNAANIYAWAVGLEPYERLLFANAAAALYVSDPLGLHPSTSTVSKFLEESFSKLSLKVY